In Rhodoligotrophos defluvii, a genomic segment contains:
- a CDS encoding cytochrome c, whose translation MTRLRALGWMALAVMAGAGIVALLPHVLGTTVVGDDVERPLGENEMQRLAQAGGYVARVADCYACHTVKGGGAWAGGMPFKTPLGTIYSTNISPDKQFGIGTWTRAEFHRAVRDGIGRNGRPLYPAMPYTSYRKMTPEDVDGLYAYFMTRQPVAVENRRNGLPFPFNIREFVAVWNFLNLGHGGFKEDPSRSPVWNRGRYIVDAVAHCGECHTPRNSLMAMETDKYLKGAVIEGLEAPDITKEGLTRMGFDPQSLVRFMKTGLSAQGAAANQMLEVVHFSTQYMRDEDLGAMAAYLFDLDEMPDLASPPPAPAPVPVPAAIASSAQTTYANLCAGCHGPRGRGIPGVVVPLATNASLRLASPRNLIHAVLHGIPAQSFPGRERMQPMPGFADVLDDQAVADLANWLRARWGGQKPAVTAADVAKQRPGAVQTE comes from the coding sequence ATGACGCGATTGAGAGCACTTGGATGGATGGCGCTGGCGGTCATGGCCGGCGCCGGCATTGTCGCCCTGCTGCCGCACGTCCTCGGCACCACGGTGGTGGGCGATGACGTGGAGCGGCCCCTCGGCGAGAACGAGATGCAGCGGTTGGCGCAGGCCGGCGGCTATGTGGCGAGGGTTGCCGACTGCTATGCCTGCCACACCGTGAAGGGCGGCGGCGCCTGGGCAGGAGGCATGCCGTTCAAGACGCCATTGGGGACGATCTACTCCACCAACATTTCGCCAGACAAGCAGTTCGGCATCGGCACCTGGACACGCGCGGAGTTTCACCGCGCCGTTCGGGACGGCATCGGCCGGAATGGAAGGCCCCTCTATCCCGCCATGCCCTATACGTCCTATCGGAAGATGACACCGGAGGACGTGGACGGGCTTTATGCCTATTTCATGACCCGCCAGCCGGTCGCGGTGGAGAACCGCAGGAACGGATTGCCCTTCCCCTTCAACATCCGCGAGTTCGTGGCGGTCTGGAACTTCCTCAACCTTGGCCACGGCGGGTTCAAGGAGGATCCGTCGCGCTCGCCGGTCTGGAACCGGGGCCGCTATATCGTGGATGCCGTTGCCCATTGCGGCGAGTGCCATACGCCCCGCAACAGCTTGATGGCGATGGAGACGGACAAATACCTCAAGGGCGCGGTCATCGAGGGCCTCGAAGCGCCGGACATCACCAAGGAGGGGCTGACGCGCATGGGCTTCGACCCGCAGTCGCTGGTGCGCTTCATGAAGACTGGCCTCTCGGCCCAGGGCGCTGCCGCCAACCAGATGCTGGAGGTGGTGCACTTCTCCACCCAATACATGCGTGACGAGGACTTGGGCGCGATGGCGGCCTATCTCTTCGATCTGGACGAGATGCCGGACCTTGCCTCGCCTCCGCCTGCCCCCGCGCCCGTGCCGGTTCCCGCCGCCATCGCCTCCTCTGCGCAAACGACCTATGCCAATCTTTGCGCGGGCTGCCACGGGCCACGCGGCAGGGGCATTCCTGGCGTTGTCGTCCCGCTCGCGACGAACGCTTCGCTGAGGCTCGCGAGCCCGCGCAACCTGATCCACGCGGTGCTGCATGGCATTCCCGCGCAAAGCTTCCCCGGTCGCGAGCGCATGCAGCCCATGCCCGGCTTTGCCGACGTTCTGGATGACCAGGCGGTGGCGGACCTTGCAAACTGGCTCCGCGCCCGATGGGGCGGACAGAAACCGGCGGTGACCGCCGCGGACGTGGCGAAGCAAAGGCCCGGCGCGGTGCAGACGGAATAG
- a CDS encoding thermonuclease family protein — protein sequence MRSSIIAFIFGILVVCPARAEVTVGRVVAVMDGDTVIVLAPGNVQERVRFSAIDAPERSQPWGARSRLALSAMLRGKRVEVEWYKRDQWGRLVGRVLLDGRDVGLAQVNTGMAWWFRHFAREQTAEERRTYAAAEDAARNRRVGLWRDPAPVPPWEWRHPH from the coding sequence ATGCGCAGCTCGATCATCGCTTTCATTTTCGGCATTCTCGTCGTCTGCCCGGCCCGTGCGGAAGTCACGGTCGGGCGGGTGGTGGCCGTCATGGATGGCGACACCGTCATCGTGCTCGCGCCCGGGAATGTTCAGGAGAGAGTGCGCTTCTCCGCGATCGACGCGCCGGAGCGCAGCCAGCCCTGGGGAGCGCGCAGCCGGCTCGCGCTCAGCGCGATGCTCAGGGGCAAGCGTGTCGAGGTGGAATGGTACAAGCGCGATCAATGGGGCCGGCTCGTCGGCAGGGTGCTGCTCGACGGCAGGGACGTGGGCCTCGCCCAGGTGAACACCGGCATGGCTTGGTGGTTCAGGCATTTCGCGCGGGAACAGACGGCGGAAGAGCGCAGGACCTACGCGGCAGCGGAAGACGCGGCGCGGAACAGACGGGTGGGGCTGTGGCGGGACCCTGCGCCCGTTCCGCCCTGGGAATGGCGCCACCCGCATTAG